A window of Oscillatoria sp. FACHB-1407 genomic DNA:
CCTTTTGCACCATGTAGCCCTGCCAACCATCGACAGCTAGCCGAACGGCGATCGTCGCTATCAGCAGCAGCACCAGCAGGTTTAATCCACTCGCTAACGTTTGCCCTTGCAAAAACCATAGGACAGGCTCATTGCGGATTAGAGAAATTGCCTGCCCCACGAGAATCGGTTGGATGGCTTCGGCAATCGACAACGGGATCAACAGAACAAGGGCGATCGCCAGTAATCGCTTGTTTTGTCGGGCGTAGGGAGCTAGAAGCCGCAACAGTCGCCAATCGGTTTGCCGAGGGGGTCGGCGTTCCTCATTTGAGGAAGATGCACTGGTCATGCTGGAGGGTTGATGAGGGTCTGCTCTATTTTAAAGTGTTCTCAATTTAGTGAGCGAATATACAAAATTCCCACACTCTATAACCCACCCCCTACTCCCTACTCACCACTCCCTGTGTCTCCACTCGAATGCGCTCGATCAGATCTTGCAATCCGTCGCGATCGAGGCGGTAGCTCAGGGGATGAGCAATCAGTCGGGCAGTGCTCTCAAACAGGCGATCGGTTTCCAGCAAATTATTTTCCTTGAGCGTACGTCCAGACGCGACTAGATCCACGATCGCCTCTGACATTCCGGTGATTGGTCCTAACTCAACCGACCCGTAGAGCGGCACGATTTCGACAGGCAAATCGAGGCTCTGAAAATATTCGCGAGCACAGTTAACAAACTTTGAGGCGACACGGCTGTGAGGAGGCAGATCCAGGGCTGAACGATAGGGACTGGTTGCTTTCACAGCAACGGACATGCGGCACTGTCCAAACCCCAAATCGACTAAATGAGCGACGTTGGGCTGCTTCTCCCGCAAAATGTCATAGCCCACAATACCCAACTGTGCCTGCCCATATTCCACATAGACAGGAACATCATAATTGCGAACCAGCAAGGCTTTAGCCGTATGGGACGTATCCCAAATTTCTAACTGGCGATTGCTGGAATCGAGAAACGCGCTGAAATCCAGCCCAACCACCTTCAACAGCCGAATGCTTTCTTCTAATAACCCGCCTTTGGGAAGTGCAACAGTAATCATCGCAATGTCAGTAAACCTTTAGCGATCCTACACTGTGGAGCCAATCAGAATCGCATTCCTGCCCACTGCTCTATGGGGTCAGTCGATCGCACCACTTTCATCCCCGCATCGACAAATCGCTGAAATGCCGCATCTGCCTGTTCAGTAAAGTCCACCACATCGGGAACGACGACGGGGGAGGTGCAATCCTCCAGCAGATAAATCTTTTGCGCCAGGACTGGGTCAGTTGCTTGAATGCCAGTCAACAGATCATCGATCGTCCAGGCGACGCAGTGACTCTTGGCTTGTCCCGCAATGATGACCGCATCGTAGGTCAACAGCCTTTCGAGCAGTGGGGTGTTGCTCTGGGCGATCGCCTGTTCTTCGTGATCGATCAGCACCTCCGGCTTCAGCACCGAATAGTTTTCGGTCAGGGGATTGCCGCCTTTAATCTCAAACTGGGTCTGGCTCTGGCGAGCGATCGCATGGAAAAAGCAAGCCTCCTCCACCGAGGACACCAGCGCATGACCAATGCCCCCCAGCATGGAGTGATAGGGCCACACGGTCAGGAGATATTTGCCGTGTTGGTTCAATTGGCGCACATAGTGCAGTGCGTATGCCTGGAGCCGCTCCACATTACCCTGCGTTACATCAGGGGCGATCGCCGGATTTGCCTGCCACACGCCCTGTTCGACATCCTCCAGGGAGATCATCGTCATTGCCGGGGGATGCTCTCCGGCTTGATTCACCCAAAACACCGAGTGAAAAATTTGCATGGCACTGTGGGTGTCCATCGTCGCCACAATGGTCGTGATTTTGCCCAGATTGCGGTAGATAAATTCGCACAATCGCACATTGTCATCTACCGCACCCGTGCCC
This region includes:
- the hisG gene encoding ATP phosphoribosyltransferase; the encoded protein is MITVALPKGGLLEESIRLLKVVGLDFSAFLDSSNRQLEIWDTSHTAKALLVRNYDVPVYVEYGQAQLGIVGYDILREKQPNVAHLVDLGFGQCRMSVAVKATSPYRSALDLPPHSRVASKFVNCAREYFQSLDLPVEIVPLYGSVELGPITGMSEAIVDLVASGRTLKENNLLETDRLFESTARLIAHPLSYRLDRDGLQDLIERIRVETQGVVSRE
- a CDS encoding isochorismatase, translating into MSTITQLPIPTHFDPYKVGEVWRVPYQTRAIEAKAWANQQGLTPATDDRFRVCLLAIDVQNTFCIPGFELFVGGRSGTGAVDDNVRLCEFIYRNLGKITTIVATMDTHSAMQIFHSVFWVNQAGEHPPAMTMISLEDVEQGVWQANPAIAPDVTQGNVERLQAYALHYVRQLNQHGKYLLTVWPYHSMLGGIGHALVSSVEEACFFHAIARQSQTQFEIKGGNPLTENYSVLKPEVLIDHEEQAIAQSNTPLLERLLTYDAVIIAGQAKSHCVAWTIDDLLTGIQATDPVLAQKIYLLEDCTSPVVVPDVVDFTEQADAAFQRFVDAGMKVVRSTDPIEQWAGMRF